The genomic region AAGAGGGCGTAAGGATAGAGAATGAAAATCAGACCCTCGCTACTATCACTTTCCAGAATTTTTTCAGGATGTACAAAAAGCTCTCCGGCATGACCGGCACGGCTGACACCGAGGCCGAGGAGTTTGCAAAAATCTATAACCTGGATGTCATGGTGATACCGACGCACATGCCCATGGTTCGCAAGGATCATCCTGATGCCATCTATAAAACTGAGGAAGCGAAGTTCAAGGCGACGATAGAAAAGATACGCGAGCTCAATGAAAAAGGGCAGCCCGTCCTTGTCGGCACCATCTCGATAGAAAAGTCGGAACGCCTTGCGAAGATGCTTGGAAGGTGCGGGATAGCGCACCATGTTCTAAATGCAAAAAAGCACGATAGGGAGGCGGAGATCATCGCCCAGGCCGGGAGGAAGGGCGCCGTCACGATATCCACTAACATGGCGGGAAGGGGCACCGATATCCTTCTGGGAGGAAACCCAGAGTTCATGGCAAAGGGGCGCGTTGGAAGCGATGCCTCTCAGGATGACTACTCAAAAGTTTTAACGGAATGCAAAGCGATCTGCGCTGCAGAGAAAAAGGAGGTTCTCTCCTCCGGCGGACTTTTTATCCTGGGTACCGAACGTCACGAGAGCAGACGCATCGACAACCAGCTGAGAGGGCGCTCCGGACGTCAGGGAGATCCAGGAGAATCCTGTTTCTTCCTTTCTTTGGAGGACGACCTGCTGCGCATTTTCGGCGGTGACAGAATATCCTCAATGATGGATCGGATAGGGATGGAAGAAGACGAAGAAATTCAGCATCCATGGCTTTCGCGCGCCATAGCCAATGCGCAGCGCAAAGTTGAGGGCCACAACTTTCAGATAAGAAAAAATCTGCTCGAGTTCGATGATGTGATGAATCAGCAAAGATCCACCGTCTATGGAAGGCGCAGGGAAATTCTCACCGGTGCAAGCAATAAAGACATGGTCATGGACATGATCGACCAGATGGTGACCGAAATCGTCGAGGAGTGCGTCCCTGAAGGGGTGGATGAAAATTTCGATCCATCTTTTTTGGAGGAGCGCATTCGCGAATCTTTCAATATGCAGTTTAATTTTGCCGATGTCCCGCAGGATAAAAGGAATCAAGAAGGGCTTGGAAGATATATTTTTGATGTGGTGTCAGCTTATTATGAGGAGAGGGAGTCCAAAAATGGACCTGAGCTGATGCGCCGCATAGAGTCGATAATACTGCTTCAAACCCTCGACGGGCTTTGGAAGGACAACCTCCTTTCCATGGACCATCTGAAGGAAGGAATCGGACTTCGCGGATACGGCCAAAAGGATCCTCTTCTCGAATATAAAAAAGAGGGTTTTCTGCTTTTTCGAAACATGATGAACCGTTTTGTCTCCGACAGTATCCAGAAACTCTTTCGCGTTCAGGTCACCACCGAAGAGAGTGTAGACAAGGCCGCAGAACAGAACCGTCTCAGAAGGCAGGTTCATGCGCATCGCGTCGAGAGGAGCGCCTTCGATGCCAACGCTGCAGCTCCGGATGAGTCCAAGGGAGGCTTCGGCAGGGTGCAAAAAACCGTGAAAAGGGATTTCCCCAAGGTCGGGCGCAACGATCCGTGCCCGTGCGGAAGCGGTAAGAAATACAAAAAATGCTGTGGAGCATGATATCTATTCATGCTAGTATCCAAAAACAATGTCTATGAGGCCCCCATCACAACCTCCCCAGATGCAGCCGTCAGGCGGCGGTGGTATTTCTTCATTGTTTCAGTTCGGGGATCTCAATCAACTGATTGCAAAATACAGCGATGTCGTATTGGCCATCCTCGTGGTGTTGGTCATCGGGATGATCATCATTCCGCTGCCGACATGGCTGATAGATATTCTGCTCACCATGCAGATAACGCTAGCTGTTGTGATACTGCTGGTTTCCCTATATATCACCGATGCCCTGCGCATAGCATCTTTCCCCACCATACTGCTGATAGCTACCCTTTTCAGGTTGTCGCTGAATATATCGACAACGAGGTTGATTCTCGCCACTGCCGATGCAGGTGAGGTTGTTCGCGCATTTGGAACCTTCGTCGTGCAGGGGAACTATATCGTCGGTGGAATCCTCTTTATCATCGTTACCTTGGTCAACTTCATCGTCATTGCTAAGGGTGCCGAAAGAGTTTCCGAGGTCGGAGCTAGATTCACCCTCGATGCTATGCCTGGAAAGCAGATGTCGATCGATGCTGATTTGAGGGCTGGCATAATCAACATGGAGCAGGCCATCGAGCGCAGAAAGGTTCTGCACAGGGAAAGCCAGATGTACGGAGCTATGGATGGAGCCATGAAGTTCGTCAAGGGCGACGCCATCGCGGGCATAATCATAACGCTCATCAACATAATAGGAGGTCTCATACTAGGTTCGACCGTTCGCGGAATGCCGATCTTTGAGTCCGCTAAAGTATATTCCCTCCTTACGATAGGTGACGGGCTCGTTCAGCAGATACCTGGTCTCATAATATCCGTTTCAGCGGGTATCGTCGTCACTCGAGTTGCATCGGAAAGCGAAGGTTCAAACCTCGGACGCGACATAGTTACACAGGTGACGGCCTATCCGAAGGCTCTGATCATAGCCTCTGTGATACTCGGTATAATGGCGATAGTGCCTGGCTTGCCCAAGGTGCCGTTTATAATACTTGCGATCGTTGTCGGCGCCATAGCTCTTTTTCTGATCAAGTCGAAGGCGAAGATCGTCCAGGAAATCGCCGACACTCCAAAACAGGAAGCCGTCAAAAAAGCCGTCAGGAAGCACGGCGATGTGCTCCCGTTTATAATGCCAAGCCCGATCTCTCTCGAGGTCGGCAGCTCCATCATACCATTTGTCGACGATTCTCAGGATGGTGGCCGTTTTATAAACGAACTCATTCCACTGCTTAGACACGGGCTTTACTACGAGCTCGGAGTCAATTTTCCGGGCATACAGGTTAGGGGGCAGACGGTGGATATGGAGCCGGACGCCTATGTGATAAACATCAACGAAGTGCCGGTAGCTCAGGGGAGCATTATGCAGGGGCATATCCTCGTCGGAGAACCTCTGGAGCAGCTGCAACTTTTCAATATAACCGGGACTGAAACGATTCATCCCATAGACGGCTCCGTCGTCACCTGGATCAAACAGGAATACAGGGATGTGGCGACCCAGGCGGGTTTCAGAATGTGGGATACAGCGGAGTATCTCATCCTGCACCTTTCGTACATACTTAGAAAATATGCCCACGAGTTCCTTGGCGTGCAGGAAGTTCAGGTGATGCTCACGGAGCTTGAAAAGAGCCACCCGGCGCTTATCAAGGAGCTCATACCCAAGGTCGTCACGCTGCTTCAGCTTTCCGAAATTTTTCAAAGGCTGGTGCAGGAGGATGTCGCCATCAGGGACCTGAAGAGCATATTCATGACGCTCGCGCAGTGGGGTGAAATAGAGCGAGATACGCTTATACTGACCGAGCATGTGAGGGCCGGGCTCAAGCGCTACATCACTCACAAGTTCGCCGGAAATTCAAATACCCTTCCAGTCTATCTTCTGGATCCGGATATAGAAGACTTGGTGAAAAACGCTATCAGACGGACGGACAAGGGAAACTACCTAGCCCTGGAACCGGAGATAACGCAGGAAATAGTCGAGGCGGTAGGCAAGGAAATCGCCAGCCATCCGTTTCCGCCCGGCGCGAGACCTCCTGTGATTCTTACAACCGCTGAGATAAGGCGCTATTTCAGGAAGATAGTCGAACTCGAATTTCCACAGCTTTCAGTTCTTTCCTATCAGGAACTTTCCGAGAATTTGAGGATTCAGCCGATTGCGCGGGTTGCTCTGCCGGAGGGAATCTTCGAACGCATCCAAGCGGCCGTGTAAAATCTTCAGGCTAACGTTTTTGGAATTGGGGCTTGGTGTGGGCCTGTCTTTTGTTATGAATTTATCAGATTTACGATGGTTATTATGGCGAATATGAGCACCAGCGCGCCAAGACCGATCATCCCAATTTCTATCGGGGTTAGAGACTTGATCCCCGTGGCGCCTTTCGGCAATTCCGGGTAAGACTGCCCAAGGGCCTCGCGTTCGAGCTCTTCCCATCTTTCTACGGCCGATCCGCCTTCATCGGTCTGAATATCGTCACCCTCATCACCTTCTTCATTCTCTTGATCGTAGGCGTTTTCTTCCTGCGGTTCTTCAGATCCCTCTTCTGCGCCTGGTATTTCATCGAGGGCGACACGCGCCGGGACGTTCTTAGGTTTTATATCCTCGATGTTAGCCAGGTTGATCTCCTGCGGATTTCTGAACATGAGGACTATCGTTCCGAGGGCTATCCTGTCGCCATCATGAAGATACTCCTCCACGATTCGCCTGTTGTTCAGGAAGGTTCCGTTCTTGCTTTCGAGATCCCTTATCGCGATTCCCCCCCAGCGCCGCATTATCTTTACGTGTTTTCTGGAGATGACGTGTTCGTTGATGGGGAAGTCGCATTCGGGATCTCTGCCTATCACTATCTCGCTGATCTCGTCGGCCAGGACGAATTTTTTACCCTCGGAGGCCCCGTTTAAAACCTCTATG from Myxococcales bacterium harbors:
- the secA gene encoding preprotein translocase subunit SecA, with product MISYIVKKIFGTKNDRELKRIAPIVAHINSLEAGVKALSDDELKAKTAEFKARVANGEELDSILPEAFAVVREAGSRVLEMRHFDVQLIGGIVLNRGCIAEMKTGEGKTLVATLPVYLNALSGKGAHVVTVNDYLARRDSEWMGRLYKFLGLSVGVILHGLDDSERQSAYGCDITYGTNNEFGFDYLRDNMKFDSASFVQRPLNFCIVDEVDSVLIDEARTPLIISGQAEQSTQLYYVINGITPYLKRDTHFTVDEKSRSAVLTEDGVAEVESRLNVSNLYDPQNINILHHVNQALRAHSLYQRDVDYIVNDGQVVIVDEFTGRLMPGRRWSDGLHQAVEAKEGVRIENENQTLATITFQNFFRMYKKLSGMTGTADTEAEEFAKIYNLDVMVIPTHMPMVRKDHPDAIYKTEEAKFKATIEKIRELNEKGQPVLVGTISIEKSERLAKMLGRCGIAHHVLNAKKHDREAEIIAQAGRKGAVTISTNMAGRGTDILLGGNPEFMAKGRVGSDASQDDYSKVLTECKAICAAEKKEVLSSGGLFILGTERHESRRIDNQLRGRSGRQGDPGESCFFLSLEDDLLRIFGGDRISSMMDRIGMEEDEEIQHPWLSRAIANAQRKVEGHNFQIRKNLLEFDDVMNQQRSTVYGRRREILTGASNKDMVMDMIDQMVTEIVEECVPEGVDENFDPSFLEERIRESFNMQFNFADVPQDKRNQEGLGRYIFDVVSAYYEERESKNGPELMRRIESIILLQTLDGLWKDNLLSMDHLKEGIGLRGYGQKDPLLEYKKEGFLLFRNMMNRFVSDSIQKLFRVQVTTEESVDKAAEQNRLRRQVHAHRVERSAFDANAAAPDESKGGFGRVQKTVKRDFPKVGRNDPCPCGSGKKYKKCCGA
- the sctV gene encoding type III secretion system export apparatus subunit SctV, giving the protein MQPSGGGGISSLFQFGDLNQLIAKYSDVVLAILVVLVIGMIIIPLPTWLIDILLTMQITLAVVILLVSLYITDALRIASFPTILLIATLFRLSLNISTTRLILATADAGEVVRAFGTFVVQGNYIVGGILFIIVTLVNFIVIAKGAERVSEVGARFTLDAMPGKQMSIDADLRAGIINMEQAIERRKVLHRESQMYGAMDGAMKFVKGDAIAGIIITLINIIGGLILGSTVRGMPIFESAKVYSLLTIGDGLVQQIPGLIISVSAGIVVTRVASESEGSNLGRDIVTQVTAYPKALIIASVILGIMAIVPGLPKVPFIILAIVVGAIALFLIKSKAKIVQEIADTPKQEAVKKAVRKHGDVLPFIMPSPISLEVGSSIIPFVDDSQDGGRFINELIPLLRHGLYYELGVNFPGIQVRGQTVDMEPDAYVININEVPVAQGSIMQGHILVGEPLEQLQLFNITGTETIHPIDGSVVTWIKQEYRDVATQAGFRMWDTAEYLILHLSYILRKYAHEFLGVQEVQVMLTELEKSHPALIKELIPKVVTLLQLSEIFQRLVQEDVAIRDLKSIFMTLAQWGEIERDTLILTEHVRAGLKRYITHKFAGNSNTLPVYLLDPDIEDLVKNAIRRTDKGNYLALEPEITQEIVEAVGKEIASHPFPPGARPPVILTTAEIRRYFRKIVELEFPQLSVLSYQELSENLRIQPIARVALPEGIFERIQAAV
- a CDS encoding FHA domain-containing protein; this encodes MPTLIINESGSNKSSTHRCTEEQITLGRLKNNTIQLPAVGVSRQHAKILYEGENFFIVDLDSGNGTFLNGARLSPNERNLLQPGDNITIDNYQIKFHAGDAPFEHEFRDEVTESDILEVKLLKKVLNAIDRETVPNIEVLNGASEGKKFVLADEISEIVIGRDPECDFPINEHVISRKHVKIMRRWGGIAIRDLESKNGTFLNNRRIVEEYLHDGDRIALGTIVLMFRNPQEINLANIEDIKPKNVPARVALDEIPGAEEGSEEPQEENAYDQENEEGDEGDDIQTDEGGSAVERWEELEREALGQSYPELPKGATGIKSLTPIEIGMIGLGALVLIFAIITIVNLINS